A window of uncultured Draconibacterium sp. contains these coding sequences:
- the cls gene encoding cardiolipin synthase produces the protein MFDLSHFWGWIYMLFLITAIPVALMIILEKRSPFKTAAWLMVLILVPIFGILFFVVFGQEYRKTKKFSRKGLKGLNKLRTLASEQLREIGKTHPEPDHEILANENIIKLLLNNSNTLLTTGNQVELLKDGEKTFEAIFTEIEAARHHIHLEYYIFSDDKIGSRLKEILVRKRAQGVEVRIIVDDVGSWDLRKKYFADLRVKGIEIFPFMEVRFPRLTSRVNYRNHRKIVIIDGKIGFIGGINIADRYVEGMPKLGHWRDTHLQLKGDAAACLQVIFAADWYFVSHKNIYGYRYFPKFTEAAGTPIQISASGPDYNWEAIAQAFFVAISNAQKKIYLVTPYLMPPQALLTALQTAALSNVDVRIIIPEKSDARLSKWCSFSYVEQLLEAGVRIYFYQNGFIHSKYLLVDDSFSSVGTSNFDFRSFETNFEANAFIYNRAFSKKLQAHFMDDLQNSREIELPQWQQRSTLFKVRESLAHIVSPMF, from the coding sequence ATGTTTGATTTAAGTCATTTCTGGGGTTGGATTTATATGTTATTTCTGATAACTGCAATTCCTGTTGCTTTAATGATCATACTAGAGAAACGCTCACCCTTTAAAACGGCGGCCTGGCTAATGGTTTTAATTTTGGTTCCCATATTCGGAATTCTGTTTTTTGTTGTTTTTGGGCAGGAGTACCGCAAAACAAAAAAATTCTCGCGGAAAGGACTTAAAGGATTAAATAAATTACGAACGTTGGCATCGGAGCAATTGCGCGAAATTGGCAAAACGCATCCTGAACCTGATCATGAAATTCTCGCAAACGAAAACATAATTAAATTACTTTTAAACAACTCAAACACGCTTTTAACTACCGGCAATCAGGTTGAGCTTTTAAAAGACGGCGAAAAAACGTTTGAAGCTATTTTTACCGAAATTGAAGCAGCCCGTCATCACATTCATCTGGAATATTACATATTTTCGGACGATAAAATTGGTAGCCGCTTAAAAGAAATACTTGTCAGAAAACGAGCCCAGGGCGTGGAAGTTCGTATAATAGTTGACGATGTTGGAAGCTGGGATTTGCGAAAAAAATATTTTGCGGATTTACGGGTAAAAGGAATAGAAATCTTTCCTTTTATGGAAGTTCGTTTTCCTCGTTTAACTTCGCGTGTAAACTACCGGAACCACCGTAAAATTGTAATTATTGATGGCAAAATTGGTTTTATTGGAGGAATAAACATTGCCGACCGTTATGTGGAAGGAATGCCAAAACTGGGGCACTGGCGCGATACACATTTGCAACTAAAAGGCGATGCAGCAGCCTGTTTACAAGTAATTTTTGCTGCCGACTGGTATTTTGTTTCACATAAAAACATATACGGGTACAGGTATTTTCCAAAGTTTACCGAGGCGGCGGGAACACCTATTCAGATATCGGCCAGCGGACCGGATTACAACTGGGAAGCCATTGCACAGGCTTTTTTTGTGGCCATTAGCAATGCGCAGAAAAAAATATACCTGGTTACTCCTTATTTAATGCCTCCGCAGGCATTGCTCACCGCTTTGCAAACGGCAGCACTTAGCAACGTAGATGTGCGAATTATTATCCCCGAAAAATCGGATGCACGTTTGTCAAAATGGTGTTCGTTTTCGTATGTCGAGCAATTGCTCGAAGCGGGAGTCCGAATCTACTTTTATCAGAATGGTTTTATACACAGCAAATACCTGTTGGTTGACGATTCTTTTTCCAGTGTAGGCACCAGTAACTTTGATTTTAGAAGTTTTGAAACCAATTTTGAAGCCAATGCATTTATATACAACCGTGCG
- a CDS encoding DUF6146 family protein, whose amino-acid sequence MKRFLIVFGFGILLFSCSTQKSAVKESNNSNTEQEQMEYGVETFDAKFKNWYEYFKNPAKNRSQAYYENWNRQYVPAWNAKCANPPVGWHFDPVVGYKTNEDYGFELNHELFYYFMYVENVLNIEIIQGGPTVKHP is encoded by the coding sequence ATGAAACGATTTTTAATTGTATTTGGTTTTGGCATTTTGCTTTTTTCCTGTTCAACTCAAAAGAGTGCCGTTAAGGAAAGTAACAATTCGAATACGGAGCAGGAACAAATGGAATATGGCGTTGAAACCTTTGATGCCAAATTTAAAAATTGGTATGAGTATTTTAAAAACCCTGCAAAAAACCGGTCGCAGGCCTATTACGAAAACTGGAACCGCCAGTACGTTCCTGCCTGGAATGCCAAATGTGCCAATCCACCTGTAGGCTGGCATTTCGATCCGGTGGTGGGCTACAAAACAAACGAAGACTATGGTTTTGAGTTAAACCACGAATTGTTCTATTATTTTATGTACGTAGAAAACGTGTTAAACATTGAGATTATACAAGGAGGTCCAACTGTTAAGCACCCTTAG
- the prmC gene encoding peptide chain release factor N(5)-glutamine methyltransferase has translation MQRTIQHIKTELVAYYPETEIEGFIRIIFESVLSMTYTQIILEKEKRIDDSDFEAIAKIVSALKTYRPIQYVLGETEFYDLKLKVNPGVLIPRPETEELVHWISKTGVQPGAKVIDIGTGSGCIALALKKELSTAKVWAVDVSAKALETAKENARLNKLDLEFVQADILQWENYEWPAFDIIISNPPYVRESEKKLMNSNVLDYEPEGALFVSDDDPLLFYRRIAGFALANLNQSGSLFFEINEYLGPEMKDLLQELGFVAIDLRSDINGKNRMISCKKK, from the coding sequence ATGCAAAGAACTATTCAACATATAAAAACAGAATTGGTTGCTTATTATCCCGAAACGGAGATCGAAGGATTTATAAGGATAATTTTCGAATCGGTGCTATCGATGACCTATACCCAGATTATTCTGGAAAAGGAAAAGAGGATTGATGACAGTGATTTTGAAGCGATCGCTAAAATTGTAAGTGCCTTAAAAACGTACCGGCCTATTCAATATGTTTTAGGCGAAACCGAGTTTTACGATCTTAAATTAAAGGTGAATCCCGGAGTTTTAATACCCCGCCCCGAAACGGAAGAATTGGTGCACTGGATAAGTAAAACGGGTGTTCAGCCGGGAGCAAAAGTAATTGATATTGGCACAGGCAGCGGATGTATTGCATTGGCTTTAAAAAAGGAACTAAGCACAGCAAAGGTGTGGGCGGTTGATGTTTCGGCAAAAGCCCTTGAAACCGCAAAAGAAAATGCACGTTTGAATAAACTCGACCTTGAATTTGTGCAGGCTGATATTTTACAATGGGAGAACTACGAGTGGCCAGCATTTGATATTATTATTAGTAATCCGCCATACGTGCGCGAGAGTGAGAAGAAATTAATGAATTCGAATGTGTTGGACTACGAACCTGAAGGAGCACTTTTTGTAAGCGATGATGACCCCCTGCTTTTTTACCGGCGAATCGCCGGGTTTGCTCTCGCTAATCTGAATCAGAGTGGATCACTGTTTTTTGAAATCAATGAATACCTGGGGCCTGAAATGAAAGACTTGCTTCAGGAACTCGGCTTTGTTGCAATTGATTTAAGGTCAGATATAAACGGTAAAAACAGAATGATTTCGTGCAAAAAAAAGTAA
- the ribD gene encoding bifunctional diaminohydroxyphosphoribosylaminopyrimidine deaminase/5-amino-6-(5-phosphoribosylamino)uracil reductase RibD has product MTASEKYMARCIELAKMGAGNVSPNPMVGCVIVLEDQIIGEGYHQKYGEAHAEVNAINSVANPADLKKSTIYVSLEPCAHYGLTPPCADLIVANKIPRVVIGSVDPFAKVAGKGIQRLINAGIDVKVGILENECKELNKRFFNFHEKKRPYIILKWAQTLDGYIDIDRSKNEYGEPTWITGNDALVKVHKMRAEEDAILVGTNTAQKDNPSLTVRHCEGKNPLRIVIDKNLRLARTLHLFDNSTPTLVLNSIQNETQDNTEFVQLNFEKNILPQLLKVLHSKNCLSLIVEGGKKVLESLIAKDLWDEAHVFTGNKYFKSGIEAPKLQGKIVLTEQIENDRLIVYKNRH; this is encoded by the coding sequence ATGACCGCATCAGAAAAATATATGGCCCGCTGCATTGAGCTGGCAAAAATGGGAGCAGGTAATGTTTCGCCAAACCCGATGGTGGGTTGTGTAATCGTTTTGGAGGATCAAATTATTGGCGAAGGCTACCATCAAAAATACGGAGAGGCACACGCCGAAGTAAACGCCATTAACTCGGTTGCCAACCCGGCCGATTTGAAAAAAAGTACCATTTACGTTTCGCTTGAACCATGCGCACACTATGGATTAACACCGCCTTGTGCCGACTTAATTGTTGCAAATAAAATTCCACGGGTGGTCATTGGCAGCGTTGATCCGTTTGCAAAAGTAGCCGGCAAAGGAATTCAGCGACTTATAAACGCCGGCATCGATGTTAAAGTTGGTATTCTGGAAAATGAATGCAAAGAGTTAAACAAACGCTTTTTTAATTTTCACGAAAAAAAACGCCCCTACATTATTTTAAAATGGGCACAAACACTCGATGGTTATATAGACATCGACCGAAGCAAAAACGAGTACGGCGAACCTACCTGGATTACCGGCAACGATGCATTGGTAAAAGTGCATAAAATGCGGGCCGAAGAAGATGCCATTCTGGTTGGAACCAATACTGCACAAAAAGACAATCCCTCGCTTACAGTTCGCCATTGCGAAGGGAAAAATCCTTTGCGGATTGTAATTGATAAAAACCTGCGTTTGGCTAGAACCTTGCACCTTTTTGATAACTCAACTCCCACCCTGGTACTCAATTCAATACAGAACGAGACGCAGGACAATACCGAATTTGTGCAACTAAACTTCGAGAAAAACATACTCCCACAGCTTTTAAAAGTGCTGCACTCAAAAAATTGTTTGTCGTTAATTGTTGAAGGAGGCAAAAAAGTGCTTGAATCGTTAATTGCGAAAGACCTTTGGGATGAAGCTCACGTTTTTACAGGAAACAAATATTTTAAAAGTGGAATTGAAGCGCCTAAATTACAAGGCAAAATAGTGTTGACTGAACAAATTGAAAACGACCGGCTTATTGTATACAAAAACCGACACTAA